AAATTCGCTTTTTAATGGCATTTCGCCACCCAGAGGTTGATGATCCCCTTTGCATGATGTATTTACTTTCTCAGGCTGTGCCGAAAGTTGCTCGTCAAAGGGGAATTTTATTACAGTATCCGACTCATTCTCATTTTATCTATGATCGGGGGATGACTCTGTGGGCTGGCGATTGGCTAGGTTGGTTTTTTTCTCGGTTAGGAGGCTTTCCGATTCATCGAGGTAAGCGGCTAGACAAGGTTGGTATGCGGACAGCGCGGGATGTGTTCGCCAATGGTCAACTACCAATCAGTGTAGCTCCAGAAGGCGCAACTAACGGACACAGCGAAATTGTCAGCCCTTTAGAACCTGGTGTTGCTCACATGGGCTTCTGGTGTGTAGAAGATTTGCTCAAAGCTAACCGAACTGAGGAAGTTTTCATTGTGCCAATATGCAATCAGTATCGCTACATCAATCCATCTTGGGCAAAACTAGATTGGCTTTTGGGCAAATTGGAAGCAGATTGCGGCTTATCTGTGCAACAAGTTGGTGAATCAAACCTGGTTGAGCGAGAAAAAGTTTTCTATGAGCGACTCTTCCGGCTTGGTCAACATATCCTTTCCCAAATGGAGCAGTTTTACGCTCGCTTTTACCATCAAAGTACACCAGTCACAACGCAAATAGATTCATCTGCAAGTCGTAACCAAGTACTTGAGGCTCGACTACAGACGGTATTAGATAATTCCCTACAAGCAGCTGAGCAGTTTTTTGGACTGGAAAGCCAAGGAACTATCATTGAACGTTGTCGCCGCTTGGAGTCAGCAAGCTGGGATGATATCCACAGAAAGGATTTGCCAAACTTACATGCATTATCACCTATGGAGCGCGGCTTGGCAGACTGGATTGCTGAAGAAGCATCTTTGCGGATATTACATATGCGCCTAGTTGAGAGTTTTGTCGCAGTCACAGGAACTTATGTTCAACAAAAGCCTACTTTTGAGAGATTTGCAGAAACGTCCTTAATCTTATTCGACGTCATCGCGCGGATAAAAGGAGAGAAAAATCCTGCACGACCTCGGTTAGGTTGGCGAAAATCACGCTTAACAGTCGGTGAGCCAATTTCAGTAACAGAACGTTGGTCAGCTTATCAGACAAGTCGTCAAGGAGCAAGACGTGCTGTTAATGATATGACGCAAGATTTGCAAATGGCGTTGGAGAAGATGATTTGCTAAGGCTTGCGAACCTTAAACAGTTGGCGTATCAATAAATAAGTTTTGTCATACCGCCGACTGTCCCTGTTTAGACACAATATCCCAGTTGACTTTTATATAGCCCCGATCAATGTGGGGAAAGTGCGAACTCAATTGCTTATGGGCTTTTGGCAGCGCAGCGCTGATAAAACCTTGCAGATTAAGCGCTTTCATGTCTGATATGCTCGATCGCAACGATTAGAGCATTGAGCATAACTTCATAACTGGTATCCGTCGAGTGCTCTAGTGTCATTAATCCTGCTTGTTCTAGACTAATAAAACCGTAAATTGCAGCGTTCACCATCCGCATGACATCAATCAATTGGCTGTCATTTAACTCATACAGTTGTAGTGACTTTTTGAGTAAGCCAAGAGATTCTTGTATAAGTGCAGCAGCATCCGGTTCAGTTGGCTGTAACTGAAATTGCATCATCACCTTGTACAGTGCTGGATGCAATCGCGCAAAGTTACGAGTTGCATGTCCGCCTGCTCTTAGTAAAGCATGAGGTTCACTCAGTCCAGCCATTTGTTCCTGGCTGTACGTTAAATATTTTCGCCAAATTGCCAATACCACTGCTCGCCGGAGTCCTGCATTTCCATCGAGATGCTTGTAAATCGCGGGTGGTTTGATTCCCAATTCCCGCGCGACTCGATTCACCCCAAGAGCAGATTCTCCCTCTTTTTCTAAGCAGGCGATCGCCGCTTCAATTACATCCTGTTGTCTCAGAGATTTTTCTTTCGTGGGACGACCCATAATACCAATTCAAAATTCAAAATTCAAAGTTCAAAATTCAATCCGGAAGAAAGCCGAGACGAAACTTGGGTTTAGGAGTGTGTATCTGTCGCATTCTTTTTTCAAATTCGTATAAGTTAATTTAGTTAACTGAATTAACTAAAAGTGAATATAATTAACTTTATCAAGTTCTGCACTGTCGCGACTTCCCCCTAGAGTCTTTTCCTCCTACATTTCACAGGAGTCATTATGACCGATTTAGTGTTTACACCTGCTCACCAGCTTGCTCGCATGATTCGCGCTCGCACTGTCTCTGCTGTTGAAGTACTAGATGCACAATTAATACAAATTGTCAAACATAACACCAAACTCAACGCTATCTGCACCTTAGATGAAGAACACGCCCGTCAACGAGCAAAACAAGCGGATGAAGCTTTAGCACGAGGTGAGAACTGGGGCGTTCTTCACGGAGTGCCCATCACGATTAAAGACATATTTGAAACAGCTGGACTTCGCACGACTGCAGGCTATAAACCTCTCAAAGATTACATTCCTAAACAAGACGCAACCGCTGTTGCTCGCCTGCGTGCTGCTGGGGCAGTTATCTTGGGTAAAACGAATCAGGCTGAACTCGCGGGTGATTTCCAAAGTACCAACGACATTTTCCCCCGTGTCAACAATCCTTGGAACCTAGATTACACAGCAGGTGGGAGTTCTGGTGGTAGTGCTGCTGCTGTTGCTGCGGGGCTTTCACCTCTAGACTTAGGCAGTGACATTGCAGGTTCGATTCGCCAGCCTGCTCATTTGTGTGGAGTATTTGGACTCAAACCAACAGATCGCCGCGTATCGACAGCAGGTCACATTCCGGAAGTTCCAGGGATGCCTAGATGCATTCGTCAAATGCTGACTGCTGGACCGTTTGCTCGCTCAATTGAAGATTTAACTCTATGCCTGC
This portion of the Brasilonema sennae CENA114 genome encodes:
- a CDS encoding 1-acyl-sn-glycerol-3-phosphate acyltransferase codes for the protein MPHSIQQAQPPLEYIPQHFNLAVYHITKWALPVLMRFRTRPWLPAGIAEVETVNVERLVNLYQQFQAGKIRFLMAFRHPEVDDPLCMMYLLSQAVPKVARQRGILLQYPTHSHFIYDRGMTLWAGDWLGWFFSRLGGFPIHRGKRLDKVGMRTARDVFANGQLPISVAPEGATNGHSEIVSPLEPGVAHMGFWCVEDLLKANRTEEVFIVPICNQYRYINPSWAKLDWLLGKLEADCGLSVQQVGESNLVEREKVFYERLFRLGQHILSQMEQFYARFYHQSTPVTTQIDSSASRNQVLEARLQTVLDNSLQAAEQFFGLESQGTIIERCRRLESASWDDIHRKDLPNLHALSPMERGLADWIAEEASLRILHMRLVESFVAVTGTYVQQKPTFERFAETSLILFDVIARIKGEKNPARPRLGWRKSRLTVGEPISVTERWSAYQTSRQGARRAVNDMTQDLQMALEKMIC
- a CDS encoding TetR/AcrR family transcriptional regulator, with product MGRPTKEKSLRQQDVIEAAIACLEKEGESALGVNRVARELGIKPPAIYKHLDGNAGLRRAVVLAIWRKYLTYSQEQMAGLSEPHALLRAGGHATRNFARLHPALYKVMMQFQLQPTEPDAAALIQESLGLLKKSLQLYELNDSQLIDVMRMVNAAIYGFISLEQAGLMTLEHSTDTSYEVMLNALIVAIEHIRHESA